The following proteins come from a genomic window of Phycodurus eques isolate BA_2022a chromosome 9, UOR_Pequ_1.1, whole genome shotgun sequence:
- the fgf18a gene encoding fibroblast growth factor 18a isoform X5: MLLVMCNPLQVLGVDGVNFSVHVENQTQVRDTMSRRHHRVYQLYSRTSGKHVQVLGRRISARGEDGDKYAQLVVEADTFGSQVRIRGKETNFYLCMNRRGKLVGKKASNRSADCVFVEKVLENHYTALMSARYTGWYVGFTKRGRPRRGPHTLPNQQDVHFMKRFPPGEQPDLTTPFRFTTIGKRSKRVRATGPR, from the exons ATGTTGCTGGTGATGTGCAATCCCTTACAG GTGCTCGGTGTGGATGGGGTCAACTTCAGCGTGCATGTGGAGAACCAGACGCAGGTGCGAGACACCATGAGTCGACGACACCACCGGGTTTACCAGCTCTACAGTCGCACCAGCGGCAAACACGTCCAAGTGCTGGGACGCCGAATCAGCGCCCGGGGAGAAGACGGAGACAAATATG CCCAGCTCGTAGTGGAGGCAGACACCTTTGGTAGCCAGGTGAGAATCCGGGGCAAAGAAACCAACTTCTACCTGTGCATGAACCGCCGGGGCAAGCTGGTCGGAAAG AAGGCCAGTAACAGAAGTGCCGACTGCGTCTTTGTGGAAAAGGTCCTGGAAAACCACTACACGGCTCTGATGTCGGCACGCTACACGGGCTGGTACGTGGGCTTCACCAAACGAGGGCGACCTCGCCGCGGCCCCCACACCCTCCCCAACCAGCAGGACGTGCACTTCATGAAGCGTTTCCCGCCTGGGGAGCAACCTGACCTCACCACGCCCTTCCGCTTCACCACCATCGGCAAGCGAAGCAAGAGGGTGCGCGCTACCGGACCCCGCTAG
- the fgf18a gene encoding fibroblast growth factor 18a isoform X1, with the protein MKKWGRKSSSRQQQQKKKKKKSASGSVSGCIQMLLVMCNPLQVLGVDGVNFSVHVENQTQVRDTMSRRHHRVYQLYSRTSGKHVQVLGRRISARGEDGDKYAQLVVEADTFGSQVRIRGKETNFYLCMNRRGKLVGKKASNRSADCVFVEKVLENHYTALMSARYTGWYVGFTKRGRPRRGPHTLPNQQDVHFMKRFPPGEQPDLTTPFRFTTIGKRSKRVRATGPR; encoded by the exons ATGAAAAAGTGGGGACGCAAAAGCAGCAgcaggcagcagcagcagaagaagaagaagaagaagagtgcgAGCGGATCTGTCAGTGG ATGTATCCAGATGTTGCTGGTGATGTGCAATCCCTTACAG GTGCTCGGTGTGGATGGGGTCAACTTCAGCGTGCATGTGGAGAACCAGACGCAGGTGCGAGACACCATGAGTCGACGACACCACCGGGTTTACCAGCTCTACAGTCGCACCAGCGGCAAACACGTCCAAGTGCTGGGACGCCGAATCAGCGCCCGGGGAGAAGACGGAGACAAATATG CCCAGCTCGTAGTGGAGGCAGACACCTTTGGTAGCCAGGTGAGAATCCGGGGCAAAGAAACCAACTTCTACCTGTGCATGAACCGCCGGGGCAAGCTGGTCGGAAAG AAGGCCAGTAACAGAAGTGCCGACTGCGTCTTTGTGGAAAAGGTCCTGGAAAACCACTACACGGCTCTGATGTCGGCACGCTACACGGGCTGGTACGTGGGCTTCACCAAACGAGGGCGACCTCGCCGCGGCCCCCACACCCTCCCCAACCAGCAGGACGTGCACTTCATGAAGCGTTTCCCGCCTGGGGAGCAACCTGACCTCACCACGCCCTTCCGCTTCACCACCATCGGCAAGCGAAGCAAGAGGGTGCGCGCTACCGGACCCCGCTAG
- the fgf18a gene encoding fibroblast growth factor 18a isoform X4: MWSLLPTLTVLCIQMLLVMCNPLQVLGVDGVNFSVHVENQTQVRDTMSRRHHRVYQLYSRTSGKHVQVLGRRISARGEDGDKYAQLVVEADTFGSQVRIRGKETNFYLCMNRRGKLVGKKASNRSADCVFVEKVLENHYTALMSARYTGWYVGFTKRGRPRRGPHTLPNQQDVHFMKRFPPGEQPDLTTPFRFTTIGKRSKRVRATGPR; encoded by the exons ATGTGGTCCCTTCTTCCCACGCTGACCGTCTT ATGTATCCAGATGTTGCTGGTGATGTGCAATCCCTTACAG GTGCTCGGTGTGGATGGGGTCAACTTCAGCGTGCATGTGGAGAACCAGACGCAGGTGCGAGACACCATGAGTCGACGACACCACCGGGTTTACCAGCTCTACAGTCGCACCAGCGGCAAACACGTCCAAGTGCTGGGACGCCGAATCAGCGCCCGGGGAGAAGACGGAGACAAATATG CCCAGCTCGTAGTGGAGGCAGACACCTTTGGTAGCCAGGTGAGAATCCGGGGCAAAGAAACCAACTTCTACCTGTGCATGAACCGCCGGGGCAAGCTGGTCGGAAAG AAGGCCAGTAACAGAAGTGCCGACTGCGTCTTTGTGGAAAAGGTCCTGGAAAACCACTACACGGCTCTGATGTCGGCACGCTACACGGGCTGGTACGTGGGCTTCACCAAACGAGGGCGACCTCGCCGCGGCCCCCACACCCTCCCCAACCAGCAGGACGTGCACTTCATGAAGCGTTTCCCGCCTGGGGAGCAACCTGACCTCACCACGCCCTTCCGCTTCACCACCATCGGCAAGCGAAGCAAGAGGGTGCGCGCTACCGGACCCCGCTAG
- the fgf18a gene encoding fibroblast growth factor 18a isoform X2, translated as MKKWGRKSSSRQQQQKKKKKKSASGSVSGCIQMLLVMCNPLQVLGVDGVNFSVHVENQTQVRDTMSRRHHRVYQLYSRTSGKHVQVLGRRISARGEDGDKYAQLVVEADTFGSQVRIRGKETNFYLCMNRRGKLVGKASNRSADCVFVEKVLENHYTALMSARYTGWYVGFTKRGRPRRGPHTLPNQQDVHFMKRFPPGEQPDLTTPFRFTTIGKRSKRVRATGPR; from the exons ATGAAAAAGTGGGGACGCAAAAGCAGCAgcaggcagcagcagcagaagaagaagaagaagaagagtgcgAGCGGATCTGTCAGTGG ATGTATCCAGATGTTGCTGGTGATGTGCAATCCCTTACAG GTGCTCGGTGTGGATGGGGTCAACTTCAGCGTGCATGTGGAGAACCAGACGCAGGTGCGAGACACCATGAGTCGACGACACCACCGGGTTTACCAGCTCTACAGTCGCACCAGCGGCAAACACGTCCAAGTGCTGGGACGCCGAATCAGCGCCCGGGGAGAAGACGGAGACAAATATG CCCAGCTCGTAGTGGAGGCAGACACCTTTGGTAGCCAGGTGAGAATCCGGGGCAAAGAAACCAACTTCTACCTGTGCATGAACCGCCGGGGCAAGCTGGTCGGAAAG GCCAGTAACAGAAGTGCCGACTGCGTCTTTGTGGAAAAGGTCCTGGAAAACCACTACACGGCTCTGATGTCGGCACGCTACACGGGCTGGTACGTGGGCTTCACCAAACGAGGGCGACCTCGCCGCGGCCCCCACACCCTCCCCAACCAGCAGGACGTGCACTTCATGAAGCGTTTCCCGCCTGGGGAGCAACCTGACCTCACCACGCCCTTCCGCTTCACCACCATCGGCAAGCGAAGCAAGAGGGTGCGCGCTACCGGACCCCGCTAG
- the fgf18a gene encoding fibroblast growth factor 18a isoform X3: MCVLRGLLPAHSRCIQMLLVMCNPLQVLGVDGVNFSVHVENQTQVRDTMSRRHHRVYQLYSRTSGKHVQVLGRRISARGEDGDKYAQLVVEADTFGSQVRIRGKETNFYLCMNRRGKLVGKKASNRSADCVFVEKVLENHYTALMSARYTGWYVGFTKRGRPRRGPHTLPNQQDVHFMKRFPPGEQPDLTTPFRFTTIGKRSKRVRATGPR; the protein is encoded by the exons ATGTGCGTCCTCAGGGGCCTGTTGCCTGCCCATTCGAG ATGTATCCAGATGTTGCTGGTGATGTGCAATCCCTTACAG GTGCTCGGTGTGGATGGGGTCAACTTCAGCGTGCATGTGGAGAACCAGACGCAGGTGCGAGACACCATGAGTCGACGACACCACCGGGTTTACCAGCTCTACAGTCGCACCAGCGGCAAACACGTCCAAGTGCTGGGACGCCGAATCAGCGCCCGGGGAGAAGACGGAGACAAATATG CCCAGCTCGTAGTGGAGGCAGACACCTTTGGTAGCCAGGTGAGAATCCGGGGCAAAGAAACCAACTTCTACCTGTGCATGAACCGCCGGGGCAAGCTGGTCGGAAAG AAGGCCAGTAACAGAAGTGCCGACTGCGTCTTTGTGGAAAAGGTCCTGGAAAACCACTACACGGCTCTGATGTCGGCACGCTACACGGGCTGGTACGTGGGCTTCACCAAACGAGGGCGACCTCGCCGCGGCCCCCACACCCTCCCCAACCAGCAGGACGTGCACTTCATGAAGCGTTTCCCGCCTGGGGAGCAACCTGACCTCACCACGCCCTTCCGCTTCACCACCATCGGCAAGCGAAGCAAGAGGGTGCGCGCTACCGGACCCCGCTAG